In Candidatus Eremiobacteraceae bacterium, the following proteins share a genomic window:
- a CDS encoding TonB-dependent receptor, whose amino-acid sequence MNGKILRGVLGVALVLGLVFGQETRVLAGSTGQITGKVTDSATGAAVAGASITAVSPSGTYRTTTDARGDFAVVNVYPDTYRVTASAAGYQTGMSDGNSVIQNNSAVVNIALSKQLTVLSHVTVRGATSVVQPHVTADQYVLTAAAATSTNGSGGSMSLYQTPGIIGTLPGVTLDSGGTAHIRGGRLEEVGYEYDGLTTVEPVTGTFATNLVEDGISRIQVSTGGYDASGGNSISGVVNTVVGVGTYPAHGSVTTLVQGPTFYHGLNFDYGSATPDGRFSWYAAAVTWNSGYDWGNRNTFYPGPESAETASIGELGAVSPSRDQVLNLHYRFGPNNDNDIQYLGTTGIEHYNNTLQALFFPSMNPADGAVATSPNAVGGICNNGIGLFPGQSSCTESATPGMTDHDDQGYFIDKLGWTHNFGPSSALSMHYARVGSYVTFSFPFGDGSFDDLWENRHSDQQELFAEYTSQLNAQNLIKFGGQSIYSTNNLTIALPSSGVGEVEPTNNRDGSYWISDSFKPTDKLDLDISGRRDTRTYYRVAAPTFTDGVNQLRGSFTYTLSPGTVIRGSDGNFAELPYDSRVELFLTGYPNFFDYSPSNRLAVLREAEPDVPQSHLYDFSVEHDFGDGMAIKAGPFYRKSDNLVLTFHNPGQPAALPTAVGPYFVNGFEGEWQFNHSGNGVSGFINYTHMRALAVVPGDYNQSVPLGAKYAGALFPVSFVPPNTANLVMNIRHNRWLINPVINYIGGYPYGVGKFTYANTNCPGEAPDPTQPKCGAIIPTNSPDPGESQFADGRVCCSTLLYNLNLYYDLSNQTNVGVQIQNLTANYRPTFLESNPFDGDPFVNYGPSPYIPGSIPGSQEFILTITQKI is encoded by the coding sequence ATGAACGGCAAGATCCTACGCGGCGTCTTAGGCGTTGCGCTGGTTCTGGGGTTGGTGTTCGGCCAGGAAACAAGGGTACTGGCTGGCTCGACCGGACAGATCACAGGCAAAGTCACCGACTCCGCTACCGGCGCCGCAGTCGCCGGTGCCAGCATCACGGCGGTATCGCCGTCGGGCACGTATCGCACGACGACCGACGCGAGAGGCGATTTCGCAGTCGTCAACGTGTACCCCGATACGTATCGCGTGACCGCATCTGCCGCCGGCTATCAAACAGGGATGTCGGACGGCAACAGCGTCATCCAGAACAACAGCGCGGTCGTCAACATCGCGCTTTCCAAGCAGCTGACCGTGCTCAGCCACGTCACCGTGCGCGGCGCGACGAGCGTCGTCCAACCGCACGTGACGGCGGACCAGTACGTGTTGACCGCGGCTGCGGCAACATCCACGAACGGTTCGGGTGGATCGATGTCGCTGTACCAAACGCCGGGCATCATCGGCACGCTCCCGGGCGTGACGTTGGACTCGGGCGGCACCGCGCACATCCGTGGCGGTCGTCTCGAAGAAGTCGGTTACGAATACGACGGACTCACGACCGTTGAGCCCGTCACGGGTACGTTCGCGACGAACCTCGTGGAAGACGGCATCTCGAGGATCCAGGTCAGCACCGGCGGGTACGACGCGTCCGGCGGCAACTCGATCTCGGGCGTCGTCAACACCGTCGTCGGCGTCGGCACGTACCCCGCGCACGGCAGTGTGACGACACTCGTACAAGGCCCGACGTTCTATCACGGCCTGAACTTCGACTACGGCAGCGCGACGCCCGACGGACGCTTCTCTTGGTATGCGGCTGCGGTGACGTGGAACTCCGGTTACGATTGGGGTAATCGCAACACGTTCTATCCCGGTCCGGAATCCGCCGAGACGGCGTCCATCGGGGAGCTCGGCGCCGTCAGCCCCAGCCGTGACCAAGTGCTCAACCTGCACTACCGGTTCGGACCGAACAACGACAACGACATCCAATACCTGGGAACGACCGGCATCGAGCACTACAACAACACGCTCCAGGCGCTGTTCTTCCCCAGCATGAATCCCGCCGACGGCGCGGTCGCCACGAGCCCGAACGCTGTAGGCGGCATCTGCAACAATGGGATCGGCCTATTTCCCGGACAATCGTCGTGCACGGAGTCGGCGACGCCCGGTATGACCGATCACGACGACCAGGGTTATTTCATCGACAAGCTCGGCTGGACGCACAACTTCGGGCCCAGCTCGGCACTGTCGATGCACTACGCGCGCGTCGGCTCGTACGTCACGTTCTCGTTCCCGTTCGGCGACGGGTCGTTTGACGATCTCTGGGAGAACCGCCACTCCGACCAACAGGAACTGTTCGCCGAGTACACCAGTCAGCTGAACGCGCAGAACCTGATCAAGTTCGGCGGTCAGTCGATCTACAGCACGAACAACTTGACGATCGCGCTTCCGTCGTCCGGCGTGGGCGAAGTCGAACCGACGAACAACCGCGACGGTTCGTATTGGATCTCCGATTCGTTCAAGCCGACCGACAAGCTGGATCTCGACATCAGCGGGCGGCGCGATACGCGGACCTATTACCGCGTCGCTGCGCCGACGTTCACCGATGGAGTGAACCAGCTACGGGGCAGCTTCACCTACACGTTGTCGCCGGGCACGGTCATTCGCGGATCCGACGGCAATTTCGCCGAGCTGCCGTACGACAGCCGCGTCGAACTGTTCCTGACCGGGTATCCGAACTTCTTCGACTACTCGCCGTCGAATCGGCTCGCGGTCCTGAGAGAAGCCGAGCCCGACGTGCCGCAAAGCCATCTCTACGACTTCTCGGTAGAGCATGACTTCGGCGACGGCATGGCGATCAAAGCGGGGCCGTTCTACCGGAAGTCTGACAACTTGGTCCTGACATTCCATAACCCAGGCCAACCGGCCGCGCTGCCGACCGCCGTCGGACCGTACTTCGTCAACGGTTTCGAAGGCGAGTGGCAGTTCAACCACAGCGGCAACGGCGTGTCCGGCTTCATCAACTACACCCACATGCGGGCGCTCGCCGTCGTGCCGGGCGACTACAACCAGTCGGTTCCGCTTGGCGCCAAGTACGCCGGGGCGTTGTTCCCGGTGAGTTTCGTGCCGCCGAACACGGCGAATCTCGTGATGAATATCCGCCACAACCGGTGGCTGATCAATCCGGTGATCAACTACATCGGCGGATATCCGTACGGGGTCGGCAAGTTCACCTACGCGAACACCAACTGCCCGGGCGAGGCACCGGATCCGACCCAGCCGAAATGCGGCGCGATCATCCCGACCAACTCGCCCGACCCGGGTGAATCGCAGTTCGCCGACGGCCGGGTGTGCTGCTCCACCCTGCTCTACAACTTGAACCTCTACTACGATCTGAGCAACCAGACGAACGTCGGGGTACAGATCCAGAACCTCACCGCGAACTACCGCCCGACGTTCCTCGAGTCGAATCCGTTCGACGGCGACCCGTTCGTCAACTACGGCCCGAGCCCGTACATCCCCGGGTCGATTCCCGGGAGCCAAGAGTTCATCTTGACGATCACGCAAAAGATCTAA
- a CDS encoding DoxX family protein yields MKAAKGFFQRADAAITRWMARSGLTLLRVSLGIVFLWFGALKFFPHMSPAETLAGKTIGVLSFGHIGPSVSLPILAVWECLIGVGLLTGAVPRLTLLLLYAQMIGTLLPLFFFPKETFSVIPFAPTLEGQYIIKNIVLISAGIVIGATVRGGRLVSGR; encoded by the coding sequence ATGAAGGCGGCAAAGGGATTTTTCCAGCGCGCAGACGCGGCGATCACCCGATGGATGGCCCGCTCCGGATTGACGCTATTGCGCGTAAGTCTGGGAATCGTATTTCTCTGGTTTGGAGCCCTGAAGTTCTTCCCGCACATGAGCCCGGCGGAGACTCTGGCCGGTAAGACGATCGGAGTGTTGTCATTCGGGCATATCGGTCCGAGCGTGAGTTTGCCGATATTGGCTGTCTGGGAATGCCTCATCGGCGTCGGCCTGCTGACCGGTGCCGTGCCGCGATTGACACTTCTGCTTCTCTACGCGCAGATGATCGGCACGCTGCTGCCGCTCTTCTTCTTCCCCAAAGAGACGTTCTCGGTGATCCCGTTCGCACCGACGCTCGAGGGCCAGTACATCATCAAGAATATCGTGCTCATCAGCGCAGGGATCGTCATCGGCGCGACGGTCCGCGGCGGCCGGCTCGTGTCAGGGCGGTGA